The Polypterus senegalus isolate Bchr_013 chromosome 1, ASM1683550v1, whole genome shotgun sequence genome includes a window with the following:
- the LOC120530712 gene encoding cytochrome b ascorbate-dependent protein 3-like translates to MRTTVQFYITYFLAILLSVLCMIFVIYWNATWRGGFAWDGSALQFNWHPVLMVIGLIVLYGNAVMLYRIPITWEGSKLPWKLLHAGLTFLAFIFAVIGLVAVFDNHNAKGVPNVYSLHSWVGICTVSLFAGQWLLGLATFLFPWTPLELRQLAKPLHVWLGTSVFVMSLISSISGINEKLFFVLNGNSTEQYAKQPAEARFGNALGVLIFIFGIIVLRILFNHSWQRPDGHPSEVTEPLLNGRR, encoded by the exons ATGAGGACTACAGTACAGTTCTATATCACCTACTTCCTGGCTATCCTTCTGAGTGTCCTTTGTATGATTTTtgtcatctattggaatgctACATGGCGTGGGGGCTTTGCCTGGGATGGTTCAGCTTTGCAGTTTAACTGGCATCCAGTTCTCATGGTGATTGGACTGATTGTGCTTTATGGGAATG cTGTAATGCTTTATCGAATTCCTATAACCTGGGAAGGCTCCAAACTTCCGTGGAAGCTTCTTCATGCTGGGCTGACCTTTCTAGCATTTATATTTGCTGTGATAGGACTTGTTGCTGTGTTTGATAACCACAATGCAAAAGGTGTTCCTAATGTCTACTCTCTGCATAGCTGGGTGGGGATCTGCACCGTGTCCCTGTTTGCAGGACAG TGGCTTCTGGGATTAGCAACATTCTTGTTTCCCTGGACTCCGCTGGAACTTCGACAGTTGGCTAAACCACTGCATGTGTGGCTGGGTACCAGTGTTTTTGTTATGTCGCTTATTTCATCCATCTCTGGCATCAATGAGAAGCTCTTTTTTGTCCT AAATGGTAATTCTACTGAGCAGTACGCTAAACAACCAGCAGAGGCCCGCTTTGGAAACGCTCTGGGAGTCTTGATTTTTATCTTTGGGATCATCGTGCTACGGATACTCTTCAACCATTCATGGCAGCGGCCTGATGGCCATCCATCTGAAGTAACAGAG CCTCTACTTAATGGACGCCGATGA